The following nucleotide sequence is from Anopheles stephensi strain Indian chromosome 3, UCI_ANSTEP_V1.0, whole genome shotgun sequence.
cagtctggatgggattggaaCCCCGTTTTGTATCTTTGGTTTCGGGTAGCCAATAGTCGTGATATAACATAAAAACGGAACTGGTACTAACACGCTACTATTAAAACTTTGGTTAGGCCGATAAGACACAATATATTCTAATACTAAATTACAAAGTGAAAACGTGGACCGCTTGTCCCGAGGACGCCGAGGAGGTCACAAGAATCCTTGTTGCACGCCAGGCTCCCGTTCATTGCCCCTGGCAACGTTACCCAGGCCTACCGCTCTCGCAAACACATCAACAAGCTGGCAGGATTGTCAGCGATGAGTGACTGCAGTAATCCAGGGAACGGCAGGCCGGGTCACAACACCTCGGCCCACTACCTTCCGTTTAATCTTTTCATAAAATACCCCCCACTTGTTTATCCCTATTGCCCACATTCAAAGGTTTGGGATATTCTGGTCAATGGCGGATCAAGctctttggaggccccgagcggaatggcagctAAGGCCTTCTAATTgtgactcgtttgtgagtaagACCAACAGGATTTCCTTCGTCGACGAGGCCCCGATCGGTCGCTACTTCCGCTCCTAGATTGATCCTCCACTAATTATGGTCTAATGCATGAAAAAGATTACACCAAATTCGGAACATAATTTATTCCAAGTCTAAAGTGCGCCATTGGTACTCCAGTTAATAAGCGTAAGGTCAGATCTAGTTCGAATCAAATGGATGGATTAACTAGAACTAGTTCCTACCAATGGAACCTATTTGCTGACGATGATTCGGGACgcctgcttcttttttcctttgtgtGGATATATCATGGTTCGGTGAAGAAGTCCAGCTTACATATGCCATCCTTCATATGTACACTCTACAATATACTTAGAAATATTTGGACAAACTACGACGGGCGTCCCTTGAattatccttttcctttggaTTTCAACCAGCAAATCAGCCAGCATCCGTGAGGAAGTGAGAGCTGCAAAATCAAGATCTTCAAAGATTcacctaaattgacacacaagATTCCTTACATTCCTTGGCCATAGAACGTTTGAGGCAATTTACTTTATCATTCGATTTCATTGTCCGTTTCTCAACACAAGAactggacaaaaaaaaacccaacaagAATCCTGGCACCCAGGCATACGCCATATTAGTTTTCAACTTTTAGAGATCCAAAAAGATAATTTCTCGATCGTTATTTTGGGCGCATCGGTTAGAAGCCACCTCCGCCTTTCAGCAGTAACTAATTTGATTGTAattaaaaaggtaaaaaaaatgtgGAATAGAGGTTTAAAGTCCTCGCGGATAAACTCTATGCAGCGAAGACTGGGTAGAAATGAACCACAAATATCCAACATGAGATATACATAAATGATCATAATTACCTGGTGTTTATGAAAATTCTTCCTGCTAAACCTTCATCAGAGAACTAAATTGTGGGCAAAATGACCGTTACCTTTTCAAACTAATGGCTTAACACATGCGCATTTAATTACTTTACCTTGCCGTGTCctaaaaagagaaagagagagtacAAATAAGCCTAGACATGCTTAATAGCTGTTGTACTACCTGTGCCCACCAAGGTTGACCGTGCTTCGAAGTCCTCACTAGGTAGTAATAGTGTAGAAATCCAAGATTTAACACACCTCCCTAATTTTTTTACTACCTGTTACATGCCGATACTCGGTATAAATATGAACCAAATTCTACCGAACCGTATCAGTCACAATCGTTCCCTCATTCGAAACGCTTTACTCGCTCTTAAATTTCAACCATGAAGATCCTGTGCGTATCGGTTGTGCTGCTGGGCTTCTGTGCATCGCTCAACAATGCTGGTAAGTAAATTCAACTAAATCAAGTGAATCTACCATGATCCTAATCATTATCTTATTTATCCGTCTCTCTCCACTGCAGGAATGTATCACTACAACAAACAACATGGAGCACCACCGCCATCGTATCCACAGTATCTGCCGAACTATGATGTCCCTCCACCGCAGGATTACGAAACGCCCAAACATCACTCCTGGGGAAATGAACTGTGGAAACCGATCACGAATCTCCCATGGTCCGGACATGAGTATGTGCAGGAGGTGCACTATACACCCCATTATCACCACGGCTCAAAAGTACCGTGCCCGCTCAAGGTTCACACCACAACTACAACGACCCACAAGCCTACCACaacgacgaccaccaccacccatcggCCGGTCGAAACCAAGAAGCCACATCTGCTGCTCGAGAAGCTGACCAACACCCATAAGCAACCAGCGCACTGAT
It contains:
- the LOC118509303 gene encoding uncharacterized protein LOC118509303, coding for MKILCVSVVLLGFCASLNNAGMYHYNKQHGAPPPSYPQYLPNYDVPPPQDYETPKHHSWGNELWKPITNLPWSGHEYVQEVHYTPHYHHGSKVPCPLKVHTTTTTTHKPTTTTTTTTHRPVETKKPHLLLEKLTNTHKQPAH